The following proteins are encoded in a genomic region of Sparus aurata chromosome 23, fSpaAur1.1, whole genome shotgun sequence:
- the mapk8ip3 gene encoding C-Jun-amino-terminal kinase-interacting protein 3 isoform X16 — MMELQIDEVVYQDDYGSGSVMSERVSGLANSIYREFERLIRSYDEEVVKELMPLVVNVLENLDAVLTENQEHEVELELLKEDNEQLITQYEREKALRKQAEEKFIEFEDALEAEKKDLQVQVEFLELQGKQLELKTKNYSDQITRLEERESDMKKEYNALHQRHTEMIQTYVEHIERSKMQQAGSNSQPEGPGCGRTSKAERPPSLSLYPNVEGMEDGSESDSVAATPSSTGSKSNTPTSSVPSATVTPINEGFNPNAEFDAMRPGNRRKSAKRLSRNMEVQVCQETRNVSIGMGSSDEWSEFQEIIDSTPELDMCVDPRVYGGGNSPSQGIVNEAFGINTDSLYHEIKDAKSDIIGDVDAGAELLGEFSVRDDFFGMGKEVENLLTENKQLLETKNALNIVKNDLIAKVDELSGEQEVLREELEAVRQSKNKVDARVKELEEELKRLRAEALGASRDSKDEGGDDFSSPMQDGDMTMTQRRRFTRVEMARVLMERNQYKERLMELQEAVRWTEMIRASRESPPIQEKKKSTIWQFFARLFSTSSSPPPVKRPYYSVNIHYKSPSPAGFSQRRSHTMCQISTSNRTLEFFPEELASNGVASLLSDSALLARREQRREQYRQVREHMRRDDGIMQACGWSVPSRLKQTGGQPDSAQDSPLKRQQPTNEKEDNRMKNVPVPVYCRPLVEKDPNRKLWCAAGVDLTGWRASSQESVPAKAPSGSSDPLHAEEDGAGRKSSHSSPEKRKSKELQETDTMSSRVWILTSTHSASKVVIIDANQPGSLVDQFNVCNAHVLCISSVPAASESDYPAGEIVLDPGDGGAGGGDDTGSVEGMLAGITLVGCATNCSVARSNCSSRTDTPIMDKGQAPTAPPMNGKIHPAQSAEEATEATEVPESTAGQTELGPPGPFTEHVFTDPQPRPADASDRSTGQSKEESSHPTDSEDGGEDTKNYTSVAPTMWLGAQNGWLYVHSAVGNWKKCLHSIKLKDSVLSLVHVKGRVLVALADGTLAIFHRSEDGQWDLSNYHLMDLGRPHHSIRCMAVVHDKVWCGYKNKIHVIQPKSMQIEKSFDAHPRRESQVRQLAWIGDGVWVSIRLDSTLRLYHAHTHQHLQDVDIEPYVSKMLGTGKLGFSFVRITALLIGGNRLWVGTGNGVIISIPLTETVVLHRGQLLGVRANKVSPTSSSGVIHVYGDDGSEKSTGSFIPYCSMAQAQLCFHGHRDAVKFFVSVPGNVLATLNGSVLDSPSEGQGSTAPQETEAQSVHNVLVLSGGEGYIDFRIGDGEDDETEEGESAVATQMKPAVCKAERSHIIVWQVSYIPE, encoded by the exons AAATTCATTGAATTCGAGGATGCGTTGGAAGCGGAGAAGAAGGACCTGCAGGTGCAGGTAGAGTTCCTGGAGCTGCAGGGGAAACAGCTGGAGCTCAAGACAAAGAACTATTCTGACCAGA tcaCTCGGTTGGAGGAGCGAGAATCCGACATGAAGAAAGAATACAACGCTCTCCACCAGCGTCACACTGAG ATGATTCAGACGTACGTCGAGCACATAGAGCGATCCAAAATGCAGCAGGCAGGGAGCAACAGCCAACCAGAAGGCCCCGGCTGTGGACGAAC CAGCAAAGCGGAGCGCCCGCCGTCATTGAGCCTCTACCCCAACGTCGAGGGCATG GAGGATGGATCGGAGTCCGACTCAGTGGCGGCCACACCCAGCAGCACAGGGAGCAAGTCCAACACACCCACTTCCTCCGTCCCCTCCGCCACAGTCACCCCCATCAACGAGGGCTTCAACCCGAACGCCGAGTTTGATGCCATGCGGCCCGGGAACCGCAGGAAAAGTGCCAAGCGGCTCAGCCGGAATATGGAGGTGCAGGTTTGCCAGGAGACCAGGAATGTCAGCATTG GAATGGGAAGCAGTGATGAGTGGTCAGAGTTTCAGGAGATCATCGATTCTACTCCTGAGCTGGACATGTGTGTGGACCCCCGAGTGTATGGAGGAGGAAACAG CCCCTCGCAGGGCATAGTGAACGAGGCCTTTGGCATCAACACCGACTCTCTCTACCACGAGATCAAAGACGCCAAGTCAGACATCATTGGAGATGTGGATGCAGGTGCCGAGCTGCTAG GCGAGTTTTCAG TCCGCGATGATTTCTTCG GGATGGGCAAAGAGGTGGAGAACCTGCTGACAGAGAACAAACAGCTCCTAGAGACCAA AAATGCTCTCAACATTGTGAAAAACGACCTCATTGCCAAAGTGGACGAGCTGTCGGGGGAGCAGGAGGTGCTGCGGGAGGAGCTGGAGGCTGTGAGGCAGTCCAAGAACAAGGTGGACGCCAGAGTcaaggagctggaggaagagcTCAAGAG GTTACGAGCAGAGGCTCTCGGTGCATCTCGGGACTCTAAGGACGAAGGAGGAGATGAT TTTTCATCACCCATGCAGGACGGCGACATGACAATGACGCAGCGGCGGCGGTTCACCCGGGTGGAGATGGCCCGAGTGCTGATGGAGAGGAATCAGTACAAAGAGAGACTGATGGAGCTGCAGGAGGCCGTCCGGTGGACAGAAATGATCAG gGCATCCCGAGAGAGTCCTCCAAtccaagagaagaagaagtccaCCATCTGGCAGTT CTTTGCACGCCTCTTCAGCACATCGTCCAGCCCACCGCCTGTCAAGCGGCCGTACTACAGCGTCAACATCCACTACAAGTCTCCCTCGCCGGCCGGTTTCTCCCAGCGACGCAGCCACACCATGTGTCAGATCTCCACCTCTAATCGCACACTGGAGTTCTTCCCTGaaga ACTGGCCAGTAACGGTGTTGCGTCTCTCCTCAGTGACTCGGCACTGTTGGCCCGCCGAGAGCAGCGGCGTGAACAGTACCGGCAGGTCCGCGAGCACATGCGCCGTGATGACGGCATCATGCAGGCCTGTGGCTGGAGCGTGCCGTCTCGCTTAaaacag ACTGGAGGTCAGCCGGACAGCGCTCAGGACAGCCCGCTGAAGAGACAACAG CCCACTAACGAGAAGGAGGACAACCGCATGAAGAATGTGCCCGTCCCGGTGTACTGCcgtcctctggtggagaagGACCCCAACAGGAAG TTGTGGTGTGCGGCTGGGGTGGACCTGACAGGATGGAGAGCCAGCAGCCAGGAGTCGGTACCGGCCAAAGCACCGTCAGGCAGCAGTGACCCCCTGCACGCCGAGGAGGACGGGGCGGGCAGGAAGAGCAGCCACAGCTCCCCAGAGAAGAGGAAG TCGAAGGAGCTCCAGGAAACAGACACGATGAGCAGCCGAGTGTGGATCCTCACCAGCACCCACTCTGCCAGCAAGGTGGTCATCATCGACGCCAACCAGCCAGGCTCACTGGTTGACCAGTTCAACGTCTGCAACGCCCACGTGCTCTGCATCTCCAGCGTGCCAG CGGCCAGTGAGAGCGACTATCCAGCAGGAGAGATCGTGTTGGATCCAGGTGACGGTGGGGCAGGTGGAGGCGACGACACGGGCAGCGTGGAGGGCATGTTGGCTGGTATCACTCTCGTCGGCTGTGCCACCAACTGCAGCGTTGCCCGTAGCAACTGCTCCTCACGTACCGACACGCCCATAATGGACAAAGGACAAG CCCCCACTGCTCCCCCAATGAACGGGAAGATTCACCCTGCCCAGTCGGCTGAGGAGGCCACAGAGGCCACAGAGGTTCCCGAATCGACGGCAGGCCAAACGGAGCTGGGACCTCCGGGACCGTTTACAGAGCACGTCTTCACCGATCCCCAGCCTCGTCCAGCAGACGCCTCTGACAG GAGCACAGGTCAGTCCAAAGAGGAATCTTCTCACCCTACAGACTCAGAGGACGGCGGCGAAGATACCAAGAACTACACCAGCGTGGCCCCCACTATGTGGCTCGGGGCTCAGAACGGCTG GCTCTACGTCCACTCAGCGGTTGGAAACTGGAAGAAGTGTCTCCACTCCATCAAACTCAAAGACTCTGTGCTCAGCCTGGT GCATGTGAAAGGTCGTGTGCTGGTCGCCCTCGCTGACGGGACCCTCGCCATATTCCACAGATCAGAAG ACGGCCAGTGGGATTTGTCTAACTATCACCTAATGGACCTTGGCCGACCTCATCACTCCATCCGCTGCATGGCTGTGGTCCACGATAAAGTCTGGTGCGGCTACAAGAACAAGATCCACGTCATCCAGCCTAAGAGCATGCAGATCGAG AAGTCCTTCGATGCCCATCCCCGCAGGGAGAGTCAGGTGCGGCAGCTGGCGTGGATCGGCGACGGTGTGTGGGTGTCAATCCGGCTAGACTCGACCCTGCGGCTctaccacgcacacacacaccagcacctCCAGGATGTGGACATTGAACCATACGTCAGCAAGATGCTGG GCACCGGCAAGCTGGGCTTCTCTTTTGTGCGTATCACAGCACTTCTGATTGGCGGAAATCGTCTCTGGGTCGGAACCGGAAACGGTGTCATCATCTCCATCCCACTGACAGAGA CGGTGGTCCTTCACCGGGGACAGCTCCTTGGTGTGAGGG CCAACAAGGTGTCTCCTACATCGTCCAGTGGAGTGATTCACGTGTACGGTGACGACGGCTCTGAGAAGAGCACCGGCAGCTTCATCCCCTACTGCTCCATGGCACAGGCCCAGCTCTGCTTCCATGGACACCGTGATGCTGTCAAGTTCTTCGTCTCTGTCCCCG gcaATGTTCTGGCCACCCTGAATGGCAGCGTGCTGGACAGTCCGTCAGAGGGTCAGGGCTCAACAGCTCCACAAGAGACGGAGGCCCAGAGTGTTCATAACGTGTTGGTGCTGAGTGGAGGAGAGGGCTACATTGACTTCCGCATAG GAGATGGAGAGGACGATGAGAcggaggaaggagagagcgcCGTAGCTACGCAAATGAAACCTGCTGTGTGCAAAGCCGAGCGGAGCCACATCATCGTCTGGCAGGTGTCTTACATACCCGAGTGA
- the mapk8ip3 gene encoding C-Jun-amino-terminal kinase-interacting protein 3 isoform X10, whose protein sequence is MMELQIDEVVYQDDYGSGSVMSERVSGLANSIYREFERLIRSYDEEVVKELMPLVVNVLENLDAVLTENQEHEVELELLKEDNEQLITQYEREKALRKQAEEKFIEFEDALEAEKKDLQVQVEFLELQGKQLELKTKNYSDQITRLEERESDMKKEYNALHQRHTEMIQTYVEHIERSKMQQAGSNSQPEGPGCGRTHRHTWRKSSKAERPPSLSLYPNVEGMVRGGLGGARMMPGKDIWQEDGSESDSVAATPSSTGSKSNTPTSSVPSATVTPINEGFNPNAEFDAMRPGNRRKSAKRLSRNMEVQVCQETRNVSIGMGSSDEWSEFQEIIDSTPELDMCVDPRVYGGGNSPSQGIVNEAFGINTDSLYHEIKDAKSDIIGDVDAGAELLGEFSVRDDFFGMGKEVENLLTENKQLLETKNALNIVKNDLIAKVDELSGEQEVLREELEAVRQSKNKVDARVKELEEELKRLRAEALGASRDSKDEGGDDFSSPMQDGDMTMTQRRRFTRVEMARVLMERNQYKERLMELQEAVRWTEMIRASRESPPIQEKKKSTIWQFFARLFSTSSSPPPVKRPYYSVNIHYKSPSPAGFSQRRSHTMCQISTSNRTLEFFPEELASNGVASLLSDSALLARREQRREQYRQVREHMRRDDGIMQACGWSVPSRLKQTGGQPDSAQDSPLKRQQPTNEKEDNRMKNVPVPVYCRPLVEKDPNRKLWCAAGVDLTGWRASSQESVPAKAPSGSSDPLHAEEDGAGRKSSHSSPEKRKSKELQETDTMSSRVWILTSTHSASKVVIIDANQPGSLVDQFNVCNAHVLCISSVPAASESDYPAGEIVLDPGDGGAGGGDDTGSVEGMLAGITLVGCATNCSVARSNCSSRTDTPIMDKGQAPTAPPMNGKIHPAQSAEEATEATEVPESTAGQTELGPPGPFTEHVFTDPQPRPADASDRSTGQSKEESSHPTDSEDGGEDTKNYTSVAPTMWLGAQNGWLYVHSAVGNWKKCLHSIKLKDSVLSLVHVKGRVLVALADGTLAIFHRSEDGQWDLSNYHLMDLGRPHHSIRCMAVVHDKVWCGYKNKIHVIQPKSMQIEKSFDAHPRRESQVRQLAWIGDGVWVSIRLDSTLRLYHAHTHQHLQDVDIEPYVSKMLGTGKLGFSFVRITALLIGGNRLWVGTGNGVIISIPLTETVVLHRGQLLGVRANKVSPTSSSGVIHVYGDDGSEKSTGSFIPYCSMAQAQLCFHGHRDAVKFFVSVPGNVLATLNGSVLDSPSEGQGSTAPQETEAQSVHNVLVLSGGEGYIDFRIGDGEDDETEEGESAVATQMKPAVCKAERSHIIVWQVSYIPE, encoded by the exons AAATTCATTGAATTCGAGGATGCGTTGGAAGCGGAGAAGAAGGACCTGCAGGTGCAGGTAGAGTTCCTGGAGCTGCAGGGGAAACAGCTGGAGCTCAAGACAAAGAACTATTCTGACCAGA tcaCTCGGTTGGAGGAGCGAGAATCCGACATGAAGAAAGAATACAACGCTCTCCACCAGCGTCACACTGAG ATGATTCAGACGTACGTCGAGCACATAGAGCGATCCAAAATGCAGCAGGCAGGGAGCAACAGCCAACCAGAAGGCCCCGGCTGTGGACGAAC TCATCGCCACACATGGAGGAAAAG CAGCAAAGCGGAGCGCCCGCCGTCATTGAGCCTCTACCCCAACGTCGAGGGCATGGTACGTGGGGGTCTCGGGGGGGCTAGGATGATGCCGGGGAAGGACATCTGGCAG GAGGATGGATCGGAGTCCGACTCAGTGGCGGCCACACCCAGCAGCACAGGGAGCAAGTCCAACACACCCACTTCCTCCGTCCCCTCCGCCACAGTCACCCCCATCAACGAGGGCTTCAACCCGAACGCCGAGTTTGATGCCATGCGGCCCGGGAACCGCAGGAAAAGTGCCAAGCGGCTCAGCCGGAATATGGAGGTGCAGGTTTGCCAGGAGACCAGGAATGTCAGCATTG GAATGGGAAGCAGTGATGAGTGGTCAGAGTTTCAGGAGATCATCGATTCTACTCCTGAGCTGGACATGTGTGTGGACCCCCGAGTGTATGGAGGAGGAAACAG CCCCTCGCAGGGCATAGTGAACGAGGCCTTTGGCATCAACACCGACTCTCTCTACCACGAGATCAAAGACGCCAAGTCAGACATCATTGGAGATGTGGATGCAGGTGCCGAGCTGCTAG GCGAGTTTTCAG TCCGCGATGATTTCTTCG GGATGGGCAAAGAGGTGGAGAACCTGCTGACAGAGAACAAACAGCTCCTAGAGACCAA AAATGCTCTCAACATTGTGAAAAACGACCTCATTGCCAAAGTGGACGAGCTGTCGGGGGAGCAGGAGGTGCTGCGGGAGGAGCTGGAGGCTGTGAGGCAGTCCAAGAACAAGGTGGACGCCAGAGTcaaggagctggaggaagagcTCAAGAG GTTACGAGCAGAGGCTCTCGGTGCATCTCGGGACTCTAAGGACGAAGGAGGAGATGAT TTTTCATCACCCATGCAGGACGGCGACATGACAATGACGCAGCGGCGGCGGTTCACCCGGGTGGAGATGGCCCGAGTGCTGATGGAGAGGAATCAGTACAAAGAGAGACTGATGGAGCTGCAGGAGGCCGTCCGGTGGACAGAAATGATCAG gGCATCCCGAGAGAGTCCTCCAAtccaagagaagaagaagtccaCCATCTGGCAGTT CTTTGCACGCCTCTTCAGCACATCGTCCAGCCCACCGCCTGTCAAGCGGCCGTACTACAGCGTCAACATCCACTACAAGTCTCCCTCGCCGGCCGGTTTCTCCCAGCGACGCAGCCACACCATGTGTCAGATCTCCACCTCTAATCGCACACTGGAGTTCTTCCCTGaaga ACTGGCCAGTAACGGTGTTGCGTCTCTCCTCAGTGACTCGGCACTGTTGGCCCGCCGAGAGCAGCGGCGTGAACAGTACCGGCAGGTCCGCGAGCACATGCGCCGTGATGACGGCATCATGCAGGCCTGTGGCTGGAGCGTGCCGTCTCGCTTAaaacag ACTGGAGGTCAGCCGGACAGCGCTCAGGACAGCCCGCTGAAGAGACAACAG CCCACTAACGAGAAGGAGGACAACCGCATGAAGAATGTGCCCGTCCCGGTGTACTGCcgtcctctggtggagaagGACCCCAACAGGAAG TTGTGGTGTGCGGCTGGGGTGGACCTGACAGGATGGAGAGCCAGCAGCCAGGAGTCGGTACCGGCCAAAGCACCGTCAGGCAGCAGTGACCCCCTGCACGCCGAGGAGGACGGGGCGGGCAGGAAGAGCAGCCACAGCTCCCCAGAGAAGAGGAAG TCGAAGGAGCTCCAGGAAACAGACACGATGAGCAGCCGAGTGTGGATCCTCACCAGCACCCACTCTGCCAGCAAGGTGGTCATCATCGACGCCAACCAGCCAGGCTCACTGGTTGACCAGTTCAACGTCTGCAACGCCCACGTGCTCTGCATCTCCAGCGTGCCAG CGGCCAGTGAGAGCGACTATCCAGCAGGAGAGATCGTGTTGGATCCAGGTGACGGTGGGGCAGGTGGAGGCGACGACACGGGCAGCGTGGAGGGCATGTTGGCTGGTATCACTCTCGTCGGCTGTGCCACCAACTGCAGCGTTGCCCGTAGCAACTGCTCCTCACGTACCGACACGCCCATAATGGACAAAGGACAAG CCCCCACTGCTCCCCCAATGAACGGGAAGATTCACCCTGCCCAGTCGGCTGAGGAGGCCACAGAGGCCACAGAGGTTCCCGAATCGACGGCAGGCCAAACGGAGCTGGGACCTCCGGGACCGTTTACAGAGCACGTCTTCACCGATCCCCAGCCTCGTCCAGCAGACGCCTCTGACAG GAGCACAGGTCAGTCCAAAGAGGAATCTTCTCACCCTACAGACTCAGAGGACGGCGGCGAAGATACCAAGAACTACACCAGCGTGGCCCCCACTATGTGGCTCGGGGCTCAGAACGGCTG GCTCTACGTCCACTCAGCGGTTGGAAACTGGAAGAAGTGTCTCCACTCCATCAAACTCAAAGACTCTGTGCTCAGCCTGGT GCATGTGAAAGGTCGTGTGCTGGTCGCCCTCGCTGACGGGACCCTCGCCATATTCCACAGATCAGAAG ACGGCCAGTGGGATTTGTCTAACTATCACCTAATGGACCTTGGCCGACCTCATCACTCCATCCGCTGCATGGCTGTGGTCCACGATAAAGTCTGGTGCGGCTACAAGAACAAGATCCACGTCATCCAGCCTAAGAGCATGCAGATCGAG AAGTCCTTCGATGCCCATCCCCGCAGGGAGAGTCAGGTGCGGCAGCTGGCGTGGATCGGCGACGGTGTGTGGGTGTCAATCCGGCTAGACTCGACCCTGCGGCTctaccacgcacacacacaccagcacctCCAGGATGTGGACATTGAACCATACGTCAGCAAGATGCTGG GCACCGGCAAGCTGGGCTTCTCTTTTGTGCGTATCACAGCACTTCTGATTGGCGGAAATCGTCTCTGGGTCGGAACCGGAAACGGTGTCATCATCTCCATCCCACTGACAGAGA CGGTGGTCCTTCACCGGGGACAGCTCCTTGGTGTGAGGG CCAACAAGGTGTCTCCTACATCGTCCAGTGGAGTGATTCACGTGTACGGTGACGACGGCTCTGAGAAGAGCACCGGCAGCTTCATCCCCTACTGCTCCATGGCACAGGCCCAGCTCTGCTTCCATGGACACCGTGATGCTGTCAAGTTCTTCGTCTCTGTCCCCG gcaATGTTCTGGCCACCCTGAATGGCAGCGTGCTGGACAGTCCGTCAGAGGGTCAGGGCTCAACAGCTCCACAAGAGACGGAGGCCCAGAGTGTTCATAACGTGTTGGTGCTGAGTGGAGGAGAGGGCTACATTGACTTCCGCATAG GAGATGGAGAGGACGATGAGAcggaggaaggagagagcgcCGTAGCTACGCAAATGAAACCTGCTGTGTGCAAAGCCGAGCGGAGCCACATCATCGTCTGGCAGGTGTCTTACATACCCGAGTGA